A window of the Henckelia pumila isolate YLH828 chromosome 3, ASM3356847v2, whole genome shotgun sequence genome harbors these coding sequences:
- the LOC140891284 gene encoding uncharacterized protein: MENKMEQLVSMGFSNASAAEALASTGGDVVKATDWLLQSQNPPPSSSPPPIIQPKINRFFNFHSKKDQNPPKSQQEEIEEDESTHLLIHREKRRKLSDHLENVKKPPPEASAFPLPHAPLSERMRPRVLDEVVGQDHLLARDSLLRAAIECGRLPSIILWGPPGAGKTSIARAIVSSCSSSSLYRFVSLSAVTCGVKDVRDTVDEARKLKLKANKRTVLFLDEVHRFNKAQQDSFLPVIEDGSIVFVGATTENPSFHLITPLLSRCRVLTLHPLKPCDLAMLLNRAVSDMDRGLAMNLKGMVKIEVNDEAIDFLSLHCDGDARVALNALEISATTATARFKKSNLDKESKIVVTISDVKESLQSKHLAYDRAGEEHYNLISALHKSMRGSDADASIYWLARMLEGGEEPLYIARRLIRFACEDIGLADPQALTQAVSCYQGCHFIGMPECNVILGQCVSYLALAPKSVSVYRAIEAAQKVVKESVGQNERVPLHLRNAPTKLMKNLGYGKDYIYPPDNSNSSSQTYLPPSLQGYKFLDWP; the protein is encoded by the coding sequence ATGGAAAATAAAATGGAGCAGCTGGTAAGCATGGGTTTCTCAAATGCTTCCGCCGCTGAAGCTCTGGCTTCCACCGGCGGCGACGTCGTTAAAGCCACCGATTGGCTTCTCCAATCTCAAAACCCTCCACCATCCAGTTCCCCGCCGCCAATAATCCAACCCAAAATCAATCGATTCTTCAACTTCCACTCCAAGAAGGACCAAAACCCACCGAAATCCCAACAGGAAGAAATCGAGGAAGATGAATCGACCCATCTGTTGATTCATCGTGAGAAGCGTCGAAAATTGTCCGATCACCTTGAAAATGTCAAGAAACCCCCACCAGAAGCGTCAGCGTTTCCACTGCCGCACGCGCCGTTGTCGGAGAGAATGAGGCCGCGCGTGCTCGACGAGGTTGTCGGACAGGACCACCTTCTCGCAAGAGATTCCCTTCTACGCGCCGCCATCGAATGCGGCCGCCTTCCTTCTATCATCCTCTGGGGACCACCGGGCGCTGGTAAAACCTCCATTGCCAGAGCCATCGTGAGTTCGTGTAGCTCTTCTTCGTTGTACCGATTCGTTTCTTTGTCCGCAGTCACTTGTGGCGTGAAAGATGTTAGGGATACAGTGGATGAGGCCAGAAAGTTGAAGCTAAAAGCCAACAAAAGGACGGTTCTTTTCCTTGATGAAGTGCACCGGTTCAACAAGGCGCAGCAAGATTCATTCCTGCCTGTGATCGAGGATGGGAGCATAGTTTTCGTCGGCGCCACCACCGAAAACCCATCCTTCCACTTGATCACGCCATTGTTGTCTCGTTGCAGAGTATTAACCCTTCATCCGTTGAAGCCATGTGATCTAGCAATGCTCCTGAATCGCGCTGTATCGGATATGGACAGGGGGTTGGCTATGAACTTGAAGGGGATGGTTAAAATTGAAGTGAATGACGAAGCCATCGATTTTCTGTCGTTGCACTGCGATGGAGATGCAAGGGTGGCATTAAATGCTCTTGAGATTTCAGCCACAACAGCAACAGCACGGTTCAAGAAATCTAATCTAGATAAAGAATCGAAGATTGTTGTAACCATAAGCGACGTCAAAGAATCGTTACAGAGCAAGCATTTGGCCTATGATAGAGCAGGGGAGGAGCATTACAATTTGATCAGTGCCCTACACAAGTCTATGAGAGGGAGTGATGCTGATGCCTCGATTTATTGGTTGGCTAGAATGTTAGAAGGAGGTGAAGAGCCGCTCTACATTGCACGCCGACTCATTAGATTCGCCTGTGAGGACATCGGTTTGGCGGATCCACAGGCTTTAACACAAGCCGTCTCTTGTTACCAAGGCTGTCATTTTATTGGGATGCCGGAGTGTAACGTGATACTCGGACAGTGTGTTTCGTACTTGGCTTTGGCTCCTAAATCAGTATCTGTTTATCGTGCAATCGAAGCTGCGCAGAAGGTTGTAAAAGAATCCGTGGGACAGAACGAAAGGGTGCCACTACATTTGAGGAATGCACCAACGAAGCTAATGAAGAATCTTGGGTATGGAAAGGATTATATATACCCTCCGGATAATTCCAACTCTTCATCACAAACGTATTTGCCGCCATCACTTCAAGGTTACAAGTTTCTTGATTGGCCATAG
- the LOC140890887 gene encoding uncharacterized protein, whose protein sequence is MGKQNIVQMLIFLLNLGTLLISLACPTCPYQTPLPPKHPPFVKPPPSPTKPPVVTPSPSPPPYVPINPPPYIPKPPPIVYPPIKPEPPVVPNPPPYVAKPPPIVYPPIKPEPPVVPNPPPYVAKPPPIVYPPIKPEPPIVPEPPIKPPPIETPCPPPPPPKAKETCPINTLKLGACVDLLGSLGHLIIGSSAKDTCCPVLEGLVDADAALCLCTTIKAKLLNINIILPIALEVLVDCGKTPPAGFQCPA, encoded by the coding sequence ATGGGCAAGCAAAACATAGTACAAATGCTCATCTTTCTACTCAACTTGGGGACATTGTTGATTTCTCTAGCATGCCCAACTTGTCCATACCAAACTCCTCTTCCACCAAAGCATCCTCCCTTTGTCAAACCACCTCCCTCCCCGACAAAGCCGCCCGTCGTCACGCCATCGCCATCCCCGCCGCCATACGTACCCATTAATCCGCCGCCGTACATTCCCAAACCTCCTCCCATTGTGTACCCTCCGATCAAACCCGAACCACCAGTGGTCCCTAATCCGCCACCTTACGTGGCCAAACCTCCTCCCATTGTGTACCCTCCAATCAAACCCGAACCACCGGTCGTGCCTAATCCGCCACCTTACGTGGCCAAACCTCCTCCCATTGTGTACCCTCCGATCAAACCCGAACCACCAATCGTGCCCGAACCGCCGATTAAACCACCGCCGATCGAGACTCCATGCccgccacctccacctccgAAAGCAAAGGAAACATGCCCGATCAACACTTTGAAACTTGGTGCATGTGTGGATTTGTTAGGTAGTCTGGGACATCTTATAATTGGTAGCAGCGCCAAGGACACTTGTTGTCCGGTGCTAGAAGGGCTGGTGGACGCGGATGCGGCACTCTGCCTTTGCACCACTATCAAAGCAAAGCTTCTCAACATCAACATTATCCTCCCCATCGCACTTGAAGTTCTCGTCGACTGCGGAAAAACTCCGCCCGCCGGCTTCCAATGCCCCGCCTGA